CTGTGGTGCCTGAGCTCACTGGGGACGGGAGACGGTGCTCCCAGTGCTACCGGATACCCCGCTCTGGGTGACAGGCTGGGCAGCTGCTTGCTCTGGGTCTTTGTTGGGGTTTGCAGCCTTCTTGCTTTCCAGTGGACTCAGCAGTTGCCAGTCACCTGTCTTGTCCCGTGCGCAGTTATGGGATCCCACCTTGTTCCCCTTCTGAACTTCTCCTCCAGCGCCCCATCCCCGCTTTTGCTGGTCCTTGAAGAGCAGATTCCCACATTTGGTGTGGCCCAGGCGCTactcctccccagctgctgtcttgctcctggctccctcctcctgAGAAGTTTCTGCTGCCCATGCAGGCGCTACCCAGACAGACCTCCAACTGGTCAGCCAGCGTGCTGCGGCAGCTGGGCATCCCCAACCTGATGGCCCAGGAGGTTCCCAACCTGCCGCTGGACTACTATACCTGCCCCTTCAAGGCCAACAAGCTGCGCTGGTGAGCATCCCGGGAGGGACTATGTTGGGAGGTGGTCCCCAGCTGGTGGGCACCATGGGGAGGGGGTGCTGCACACCTCTGCTGAGCACCAGGCTCTGCTGAGCTGCTACTCCCACACCCTTCCAGGTTCCTGGGGAGCGATGAGCAAGACACCTTCTTCTCCACCACCCAGCGGCACCAAATTGTGAGCACCGGGGCCACCAGGGCTCTCTACCTAGGTCCCGGGTGGGCTGCGGGGTCTGAGGGAGAAGTGTTGTGAGCAAGTGTGTTGTCACAGTCTCAAACATCCCAGACTGGGTCGCTGTGTGCTAATAACTCCAGAGGGGATTAAAAGGCTTGGGTGGAAATCCCCCTCCTGCCACTCAGCATCTGGGAATCCGGCTTAGAGCCGGTAGCTGAAAAGCTGACTGATGGTGGGGACCCCTCTCCCCATCACGGGCAAAGGCTGTGCCCCCTCTCACCTCTCCTGGCGTTGCCCCGGCAGCTCTACAAGATCCTGGCAACAACACAGTACGGCCACTCCAGGGACCGGGAGGTGGGGGTGGACCGGCTGCTGAGCGAGAACGTCTTCACCGCCGCCTTCCCGCTGCATGAGGCAAGACCCCGCCGTCCCCCGGTGACCCACCCTActgccagccctgcgccccagccagcccctcgcccaccccctgcctctcccctcaGGGTCCCTACAAGGTCCGGCCGGAGGAACTGGCTGCTGGCAGCCTCAGCCCACGCCAAGTCCTCTTCCAGTACTGGGCCAGCTGGTGGAAGTGGAGCAAGTACCAACCGCTGGATCACATCCGCAAGTACTTTGGGGAGAAGGTTGCTTTCTACTTCGCCTGGCTGGGTGagtcctgcctgctccagagcaGCTCCCGGCTCTCCCAGGGAACCGCTCCCTGGGCTTCCTGGTGCTGGGCAAGGGGCCGCTGGCAGCGGGCGGCAGCTCCCGGCCGCCCCAGGATGCAGATGCAGCTCTGTCCCGGGATGCTCTCCAGTTCCAGGTGGCCCCAGAAGCCATGCCCCACGTATCCTAAAAGGACTAGCTATAGCCTGACGGGTACTTTGCAGCCCTGGGTCCGTGCTCAAGTCATCCAAACCCTGTGTGGTTTtaggctggtgctgtgctgggcttGGGCAGGTGTCGTCCTCAGGAGTTGGAGCTGCTCTTGGCTCAGTGGCCGCGGTGGAGGCCTGCAGGACTCACGCTCCCTATCCCCACTGTCTCCAGGCTTCTACACGGGATGGCTCTTGCCTGCTGCggtggtggggatggtggtgTTCATCACAGGCATTTTCATGATGTCCAATGATGTACCTTCGTAAGTGTCCCAACCTCCTGCggcggtggggaggagggtgGCGGGTGCCTGCACCCCAGTGTGCTGGCGCTGGCCGGCCGGCAGGGCTCGACCGCAGCACTCGGTACAAAACTGTCAGTGAACAGTCCAACGGGGAGCAGTGGGAAAGGCCGAGCCCTGAtgggctgctggctgctccttCCTTGCCCGTAGGCAGGAGGTCTGCGGTAGTGAAGAGAAGTACTGGATGTGTCCCCTCTGCAAGACCTGTCCCTACTGGCAGCTCTCTAAAATCTGCAGCACGTTCATGGTGAGGTCCTGGAGGGCAGCTCGGGGCTGGGATGGAGATCTCCATCCCAACATTAGTCCACGTCGTCCCAGTCCGCCTCTCCGActcagcccctgctgccccagtgcttcctctcccaccccttcctcccTGGCGAAGGCTCCCAGGTGGCCCCTTCCACCTTCCCTCCCTGACTGCCCCATGCTCAGGGACATCGAGGACCTGGCACTCGCCACAGCAGCGGTGCAGAGGGCAGCCCCTGCCATCCTgtctgtccctcagccccactcTGCCCACAGACAGGGCGGCTCTTTGACCACGGTGGGACCATCTTCTTCAGCATCTTCATGTCCCTGTGGGCAGTGCTGTTCCTGGAGTTCTGGAAGCGGACCAATGCATCCCTGGCTCACCACTGGGACTGCTCCGAGTTCGAGGACATCGAGGTGGGATCTGGCCCACTGTAACGCTTCCCAAAACCACTCAGACCAAAGCTACTGGGCATCCCTGACTCCTTTACCCCTCTTTCCCAGGAGCAGCCTCGGCCCCAGTTCACGGCCGTGGCGCCCATGACGATAATAAACCCTATAACGGGGGCAGAGGAGCCATATTTCCCCAAGCGCAGACGCATCCACCGGATTTTGGCTGGTTCGATGGTCATTATAATGATGGTAAGATCACAGGGGCTGGAGCAGCATCTGACCACTGtgtcctggggcagcgggacatGGTGGGATGGGATCCGTTTGGGGTAAGAGAGCGTGGGTTAAACTGGGGATGAACATGGGTGTTCCTCGCCCATGGTGGAACCCAAGGCTCTCCACTGGCTCAGCCCACACCCCTCTGCAtcccagctcagctgcctgccctgGAACTCTCCCGGGACTCGTAGTGCCCTGGGTTAACGGTGGAGTTTTCCTCCCCAACACAAGCTGCTCATACCCCACATGCTGTGTTTGCAGATTGCCATGGTGGTGATGTTCCTGGTGTCCGTTATCCTCTACCGGGCAGTAGTcgccatcctcctctccagctcTGGGTACTTCTGGTTTGTGGCTTCGGTAAGAGGTGGCAAGAGCCACTCCCAGACCTGCTTCACTTGCTGGGCTTGCTTGCCACTCTCTGTGCTGTGTTGTTTCTCCCTGTAGGCATCCCGCATCGCCAGCATCACTGGCTCGGTGGTGAAcctcatcttcatcctcatcctcTCCAAGATCTATATTTCCCTGGCTCATTTCCTCACCAAATGGGGTAAGCTGGCAAGGGTCTTGCAAGCTGGATGGTGATGGGAGGGAGCGGTCAGTAAGGGCAGAGCACCAAACCCAGGGAAAGCTGGACAACACTCAGGAGGACAATGACTTTatggaggagagctggaaaaataAGACCTTTGGTGAAAAGGTCGACGCCTGCAAGGCCTTTGGCACGATCtcacacaacatccttctctctaagttggagagataggGATTTGATGGGTGGTCTGTTCAGTGTATAggaaactggctggatggtcacatccagagggtggtggtcaatggctcgatgtccagatggagaggggtgacaagtggtgtccctcagggatccgtaccaCAacccagtgctgttcaacatcttcatcaatgatacagacagtgggatcaagtgcaccctcagtaagtttgccgACGACCCTAAGCTAAGTGGTGCTATTGATGTGCCACAGGGACCTGGAGGAGCTAGAGAGGTgtgcccgagcaaaccttatgaagttcaacaaggccaagtgcaaggtcctacacttgggttgggaaaATCCTCGTTATcaatccaggctgggggatgacgtgatagagagcagccctgccgaaaaggacttgggggtactggtggatgaaaagctggacgtgagccagcaatgtgtgcttgcagcccagaaggccaatcgcatcctgggctgtctAAAAAGCacggccagcagatccagagaggtgattttccccctctactctgctctggtgagaccccacctggagtactgtgtccagctctggagccctcagcacaagaagggcatggacctgttgcagtgggtccagaggagggccacaaagatgatcaaagggctggatcAAAGGGCTCctccctctgctatgaggacaggctgagagagttggggttgttcagcctggagaagagaaggctccagggagaccttatagcagccttccagtacctaaagggggcctacaagaaagctggggaggggctgtttgcaagggcatgtagcgacaggacgaggggcaatggtttaaactagagcagggcaggtttagatgagacattaggaagaagttctttacactgagggtggtgagacactggcccaggttgcccagaggggtggtggaggccccatccctggagacattcaaggccaggcttgatgaggctctgagcaacctgatctagttggagatgtccctgctcactgcaggggggttggactagatgacctttaaaggtcccttccaacccaacacattctatgagtctatgattctatgaaaagtgttttggcagcagagagaaaacaaaacatttgtaaGGTTTAACTTCTGGGGTTTTTCAATTGAAACATCCAAGCTGACTTTTGAGGTGTGGAAGAGAAAAGCATGTGGgatatttttgttgcatttaatGAGACACAAAGCCTGTTTTTACGGAGtggagaaagattattttttggtGCAAAGCAGACGGGTGTCTCCAGCCTGCGTATGCGTGGCAGGCGTCTTCATGGGTACAGCAGCAGGTTTGGGGACCCCGAGCTGCAGGGCTTTGGTTAGAGTTGAGCGATGTGGGGTGACTTCCACGATGATGTGGAAGAGCATCCCGGAGCAGTGTAGAGCCACATCCCTCTGCTTCCCCCCGGCAGAGATGCACCGCACCCAGACCAAGTACGAGGACGCCTTCACCTTCAAAGTGTTCATCTTCCAGTTTGTCACCTTCTACTCCTCTCCCGTTTACATCGCCTTCTTCAAGGGGAAGTAAGGCCTTTGCGGGCAGCAGGGGTCTTGCCCATCGCCTGCAGCCTctgggctttgctgctggggAGTGCTGCTGCCATCATGGGCAAGGAGCACCGCGGCAGGAGGGACTGTCCCACCAGAAAGCAGGAGCCCTCACAGGGCCACGGGGTGCCTGGGCATGAGGGCAGTCCCAGCCTGCTGTGGGCTAACTGGTGCAACCGGTCCCAGTCTGGGACTGGGGGACCCTCTCCATCGGAGGCACCCACCACCAGCCCTTTTGTTCCCCTTGGTGAGGGAGAAGAGGGCTCGGGGCAGACCAGAAAAAGCCCTTCCTTCCCTGGGGCCCCTCCAGACACATCCCTGGGCTCACGGCTCTGCTCCCGCAGGTTCGTCGGCTACCCTGGGAACTACCGGAGCTTTCTGGGGGTCCGCAATGAGGAGGTGAGTGCCGGGCAGGAGACAGACGGTGCCTGCCAACCCAGCTGGGGCAGGTGCGTGCTGCAGGGACGCCTTCCCGTACTCAGGGTCCTCCCATCCCTGCGTGCCGGACCCGGCGGGCTGAGGGCCCCTCTCTCCCCGCAGTGCAGCCCGGGCGGGTGCTTCATTGAGCTGGCGCAGGAGCTGCTGGTCATCATGGTGGGGAAGCAGATCATCAACAACGTGCAGGAGGTGGCCATCCCGTGAGTACACTGTGGCTCGCCAGGGCCATTGTGCGTCCCTGAGCCTGCGCAGGGTGGGGGTTTCGGGGGTCCGCCGAGGGGGGTGTTGAGCGGTGCTGGCTGGCCGCAGCAGGGGACACAGCCCCTCTCGTCTCCCCAGGAAGCTGAAGTGCTGGTGGCACAAGCACAAGCTCCTCTCCAGCAAGAAGCCAGGCAAGGAGGGGGAGTCAGTCCTGGTGGAGCAGGCGCCCTGGGTGATGGACCACCAGCTTCTGGTGTTCGAGGGGCT
The sequence above is drawn from the Chroicocephalus ridibundus chromosome 6, bChrRid1.1, whole genome shotgun sequence genome and encodes:
- the ANO7 gene encoding anoctamin-7, yielding MQRRRTTDDHHFSLVGQDSRGARYGSLSETAIEIPQPSDSALDQKSADNVFSDGCTRIDFVLVWETVPQELSGQQDSRENGDMQERSDTIHRTWRKKFLDELHTAGIHMEKHMTRMEKKVVHYLLLSAPWSVLCYYAEELQLRVPLQALPRQTSNWSASVLRQLGIPNLMAQEVPNLPLDYYTCPFKANKLRWFLGSDEQDTFFSTTQRHQILYKILATTQYGHSRDREVGVDRLLSENVFTAAFPLHEGPYKVRPEELAAGSLSPRQVLFQYWASWWKWSKYQPLDHIRKYFGEKVAFYFAWLGFYTGWLLPAAVVGMVVFITGIFMMSNDVPSQEVCGSEEKYWMCPLCKTCPYWQLSKICSTFMTGRLFDHGGTIFFSIFMSLWAVLFLEFWKRTNASLAHHWDCSEFEDIEEQPRPQFTAVAPMTIINPITGAEEPYFPKRRRIHRILAGSMVIIMMIAMVVMFLVSVILYRAVVAILLSSSGYFWFVASASRIASITGSVVNLIFILILSKIYISLAHFLTKWEMHRTQTKYEDAFTFKVFIFQFVTFYSSPVYIAFFKGKFVGYPGNYRSFLGVRNEECSPGGCFIELAQELLVIMVGKQIINNVQEVAIPKLKCWWHKHKLLSSKKPGKEGESVLVEQAPWVMDHQLLVFEGLFDEYLEMVLQFGFITIFVAACPLAPLFALLNNWVEIRLDAHKFICDYRRPVAERAQGIGIWFSILEAITHLAVISNAFLIAFTSDFLPRMYYGYAHDSSLRGYVNFTLAYAPWDFVLQSNTTCRYRAFRDRDGNLTLTYWQLLAIRLGFIIAFEHVVFFTGRAIAWLVPDIPESVEVKVKRERYLAKEALAENKVLLERRETRSKASVTDPAAGRDWETEQLASS